A single window of Meiothermus sp. DNA harbors:
- a CDS encoding AAA family ATPase → MSERKRPQRVLAVNEAGAARGRLELLGVPALQIHRRQLRPVERKTAGILAYLTLEGPTSRSRLAGLLWPESSEATARNNLAQALRRLKQAMGAELVRGGDVLELQGLEVDVAALEVAHFAGRHAEVLGYAGRLLEGHDYDDCPDFDDWLLIKRERLDDMRRDSLAALADELEQAGQYREALSYAERLLESDALSETAYRRLMRLWYLLGDRSAAKAAFERCRAVLLREMGVAPLPETQELFRQIERGEPVASHGPLPRSKIPLSVLRPPRLLGREAEWAQMEEAWAQGQVILLSGSPGVGKSRLLQEFLSSQGRAFVFEGRPGDVGIPYATLSRICRQILEQFPGLALPDWARLELARVLPELGPAQPPMQTQAEKLRFFQAQAELVRLAVGEGMERVCLDDLQFADMASLEVLHFVFSPYWRSPGPLRMALAFRTGELSAELEALLVQDVQSGLAVQVEVQPLNLAAVQGLLESLELPGLQEGVSDWAQVLTHHTGGNPFFLLETLRSLWASGGLGPRKPGRLPLSSKITTLIQHRLERLSHGAQRLVRTAAVAGPDFSPELAAAVLRSSPLELLEPLAELEAAQLLRGRAFVHDLLYEATLEGIPASIRLYLHQQVAAFLEEQKAEPARIAAHWLEGEPPRAIPFLVQAAQKAAETYRFAEAARFYEQAAELSEGLGDPKQTFGLLEALSEVMIRFDTGSRHEALTRRLQALAATLEEQARALLREAVRLCEHGYGPQAEQAARQGLQQAEEANQPDLRVRLLDALAQSLYVQRNAPALIEALEQLRRLHRERGDTLQAAICTSRLGIAYDQLERHRQALDYYREAEPVLAQFGNRLTQMGFHHNRAVCLAALGYAEAALEAQLQAQGLLEGMQGVVGREVHHLNNLALRYYDLERYAEAQQALEKALHMVPEEWGWTRAFSQYQMARLHWVWGEWAQASDWLGRALGEPDLSKRDEATYRILEALLVHRRGEPIRPLLERLEELFAGYRGLAYGRYLLAQARMRPPVQALPSIQEALALAQQNDWPSLEIAAHTLWANASLALAEGSPRSLREAQRHIQVAVEKLKTYWPTGCTKLEVLWVHYRVQANLQKAGIPELQKVLDYLTKIADQQVPPAHRPGFLLQNPLCKAIFEAAQSAGIVPH, encoded by the coding sequence GTGTCGGAACGCAAACGCCCGCAACGGGTTCTAGCTGTAAACGAGGCCGGAGCAGCTCGCGGTCGCCTCGAGCTTCTGGGCGTTCCGGCTTTGCAGATCCATAGGCGCCAGCTGCGCCCGGTTGAGCGCAAGACGGCGGGTATCCTGGCCTACCTGACCCTCGAAGGCCCTACCAGCCGCTCCAGGCTGGCGGGTTTGCTGTGGCCCGAGTCCTCCGAGGCCACCGCCCGCAACAACCTGGCCCAGGCCCTGCGCAGACTCAAGCAGGCTATGGGAGCCGAGCTGGTGCGGGGCGGGGATGTGCTGGAGTTGCAGGGCCTCGAGGTCGATGTGGCCGCCCTCGAGGTCGCCCATTTCGCGGGCCGTCATGCCGAGGTGCTGGGGTATGCCGGTCGCTTGCTGGAGGGCCACGACTACGACGACTGTCCCGACTTCGACGACTGGCTCTTGATCAAACGCGAGCGTCTGGACGATATGCGGCGCGATTCGCTGGCGGCGCTGGCCGACGAGCTCGAGCAGGCCGGGCAGTACCGTGAGGCCCTGAGCTATGCCGAACGCCTCCTGGAATCCGATGCGCTTTCCGAAACCGCGTACCGCCGGCTGATGCGCCTGTGGTATCTGTTGGGGGACCGTAGTGCGGCCAAAGCCGCTTTTGAGCGGTGCCGGGCGGTGCTCTTGCGGGAGATGGGGGTAGCGCCGCTGCCCGAGACCCAAGAGCTCTTCCGTCAGATTGAGCGAGGAGAACCCGTTGCCTCCCATGGCCCGCTGCCCCGCTCGAAAATTCCCCTCTCGGTGCTGCGCCCGCCCCGGCTTTTGGGGCGCGAGGCCGAGTGGGCCCAGATGGAAGAGGCCTGGGCTCAGGGGCAGGTTATTCTGCTATCGGGTTCACCTGGGGTGGGCAAAAGCCGGCTGCTACAAGAGTTTCTGAGCAGCCAGGGTCGGGCGTTTGTCTTTGAGGGCCGTCCGGGTGACGTGGGTATTCCCTACGCTACCTTGAGCCGCATCTGCCGCCAGATTCTGGAGCAATTTCCGGGGCTGGCCCTGCCGGACTGGGCTCGGCTCGAGCTAGCCCGCGTGCTGCCCGAACTCGGCCCGGCCCAGCCGCCCATGCAAACCCAGGCCGAGAAACTGCGCTTCTTCCAGGCCCAGGCCGAACTGGTGCGGCTGGCGGTGGGGGAGGGGATGGAGCGGGTTTGCCTGGACGACCTGCAGTTTGCCGACATGGCCAGCCTCGAGGTGCTGCATTTTGTCTTTAGCCCGTACTGGAGAAGCCCAGGCCCATTGCGCATGGCCCTGGCCTTTCGTACCGGCGAGCTTTCGGCGGAGCTGGAGGCGCTACTGGTGCAGGATGTCCAGAGTGGGCTGGCCGTGCAGGTTGAGGTGCAGCCGCTGAACCTTGCCGCGGTGCAGGGGTTGCTGGAGAGCCTCGAGCTGCCTGGCCTGCAGGAGGGGGTATCGGACTGGGCGCAGGTGTTGACCCACCATACCGGCGGCAACCCTTTTTTCCTGCTCGAGACTCTGCGCAGCCTGTGGGCCTCGGGAGGCCTGGGCCCGCGCAAACCGGGCCGCCTGCCCCTCTCGAGCAAGATCACCACCCTGATCCAACACCGCCTCGAGCGCCTTTCCCACGGTGCCCAGCGGCTGGTTCGCACCGCAGCAGTAGCCGGGCCGGACTTCTCCCCCGAGCTGGCCGCAGCGGTGCTAAGGAGCAGCCCGCTGGAGCTGCTGGAGCCTTTGGCCGAGCTCGAGGCGGCCCAGCTTTTGCGCGGTCGAGCTTTTGTCCACGACCTGCTCTACGAGGCCACCCTGGAGGGTATCCCGGCCAGCATCAGGCTTTACTTGCACCAGCAGGTAGCGGCTTTTCTGGAAGAACAAAAAGCCGAGCCTGCCCGCATCGCGGCCCACTGGCTGGAAGGAGAGCCCCCCAGGGCCATTCCCTTTCTTGTTCAGGCCGCTCAAAAAGCCGCGGAGACCTACCGTTTCGCCGAAGCCGCCCGGTTTTATGAGCAAGCCGCCGAGCTATCCGAGGGGCTGGGCGACCCCAAGCAGACCTTTGGGCTGCTGGAAGCCTTGAGCGAGGTGATGATTCGCTTCGACACCGGCAGCCGCCACGAGGCCCTCACCCGGCGCCTGCAGGCCCTGGCTGCTACGCTCGAGGAACAGGCACGGGCTTTGCTGCGGGAGGCGGTGCGGCTGTGCGAGCACGGCTACGGCCCCCAGGCCGAGCAGGCCGCCCGCCAGGGCTTGCAGCAGGCCGAGGAAGCCAATCAGCCCGACCTGCGGGTTCGTTTGCTGGATGCTCTGGCCCAGTCGCTTTATGTCCAACGCAACGCCCCGGCCCTGATCGAGGCCCTGGAGCAGCTCCGCCGCCTTCACCGGGAGCGGGGCGACACCCTCCAGGCGGCCATCTGCACCTCGCGGCTGGGTATCGCCTACGACCAGCTCGAGCGTCACCGCCAGGCTCTGGATTACTACCGAGAAGCCGAGCCTGTGCTGGCGCAGTTCGGCAACCGACTCACCCAGATGGGCTTCCACCACAACCGCGCGGTCTGCTTGGCTGCCCTGGGCTACGCTGAGGCGGCCCTGGAAGCCCAGTTGCAGGCCCAGGGTTTACTCGAGGGTATGCAAGGGGTGGTAGGCCGCGAGGTACACCACCTCAACAACCTGGCCCTACGCTACTACGATCTGGAGCGCTACGCCGAGGCCCAGCAAGCCCTGGAAAAAGCCCTGCACATGGTGCCCGAGGAGTGGGGCTGGACGCGGGCTTTCAGTCAGTACCAGATGGCCCGCTTGCACTGGGTATGGGGTGAGTGGGCACAGGCCTCAGACTGGCTGGGCCGGGCCCTGGGGGAGCCCGACCTGTCCAAGCGGGACGAGGCCACCTACCGGATTCTGGAGGCCCTGCTGGTTCACCGGCGGGGCGAGCCCATTCGGCCTTTGCTGGAGCGGCTCGAGGAACTCTTCGCCGGGTATCGGGGCCTGGCCTATGGCCGCTACCTGCTGGCCCAGGCCCGCATGCGCCCCCCGGTGCAGGCTTTGCCCAGCATTCAGGAGGCACTGGCCCTGGCCCAGCAGAACGACTGGCCCAGTCTCGAAATTGCGGCCCATACCCTTTGGGCCAACGCCTCTCTAGCACTGGCCGAGGGCTCTCCTCGAAGTTTGCGCGAAGCCCAGCGCCACATCCAGGTGGCGGTGGAGAAGCTAAAGACCTACTGGCCCACGGGCTGTACAAAGCTCGAGGTGCTGTGGGTGCATTACCGCGTGCAAGCAAATCTCCAGAAAGCCGGCATCCCCGAACTTCAAAAGGTGCTAGACTACCTTACAAAGATTGCCGACCAACAAGTCCCTCCGGCGCACAGACCCGGCTTTTTGCTGCAAAACCCCCTCTGCAAGGCGATTTTCGAGGCGGCCCAATCCGCCGGAATCGTCCCCCACTAG
- the aroC gene encoding chorismate synthase, which translates to MRFLTAGESHGPQLTGIVEGLPSQLPLTVEDINPWLKKRQGGYGRGRRMVIETDTVEFASGVRAGRTTGAPVTLVIKNTDYRNWLEIMDPAPGNEPRKKALTAARPGHADLAGGVKYGHKDLRDVLERASARETAMRVAVGAIAHKLLGFFGVQSASFVDGMAGVWSQVPFDWSLKARIEESPVRMTDPQAEAEVIRRVDEAKASGDTLGGIIEARFKGLVMGLGSQMHWERKLDGRIAQMVMSIPAIKGVEIGTGFGNAMKPGSQVHDPIYWEPSRGYYRQSNRAGGTEAGMTTGEELVVRAALKPIATLMKPLPTVDVVTHQPADAARERSDVTAVPAASVILEALVGIVLAQAYLEKFGGDTLDELVERVERYKERVRTY; encoded by the coding sequence ATGCGTTTTCTGACTGCTGGAGAATCCCACGGGCCCCAGCTAACCGGCATTGTGGAAGGCCTGCCCAGCCAGCTCCCCCTCACGGTTGAAGACATCAACCCCTGGCTCAAAAAAAGGCAGGGGGGGTATGGGCGCGGGCGGCGGATGGTGATCGAGACCGACACCGTGGAGTTTGCCAGCGGGGTACGGGCAGGCCGAACTACCGGGGCTCCGGTCACGCTGGTCATCAAGAACACCGACTACCGCAACTGGCTCGAGATCATGGATCCGGCCCCCGGTAACGAGCCGCGCAAAAAAGCCCTAACCGCCGCCAGGCCCGGCCATGCCGATCTGGCGGGCGGGGTCAAGTATGGGCACAAAGACCTGCGTGACGTGCTCGAGCGCGCCTCGGCCCGCGAAACCGCCATGCGGGTAGCGGTAGGGGCCATCGCCCACAAACTGCTCGGATTTTTTGGGGTGCAGAGCGCTTCCTTTGTGGACGGCATGGCCGGGGTGTGGAGCCAGGTGCCCTTTGACTGGAGCCTCAAGGCGCGCATCGAGGAAAGCCCGGTGCGCATGACCGATCCCCAGGCCGAAGCCGAGGTAATCCGCCGGGTAGACGAAGCCAAGGCCAGCGGCGACACCCTGGGCGGCATTATCGAGGCCCGCTTTAAGGGTCTGGTGATGGGGCTGGGCTCCCAGATGCACTGGGAACGCAAACTGGATGGGCGCATTGCCCAGATGGTTATGAGCATCCCGGCCATCAAAGGGGTGGAGATCGGCACCGGATTTGGCAACGCCATGAAGCCGGGCTCGCAAGTCCACGACCCCATCTACTGGGAACCAAGCCGCGGCTACTACCGCCAGAGCAACCGCGCCGGCGGCACCGAGGCCGGCATGACCACCGGCGAAGAGCTGGTGGTGCGGGCAGCCCTCAAACCCATTGCCACCCTCATGAAGCCGCTCCCCACGGTGGACGTGGTCACCCACCAACCCGCCGACGCGGCCCGCGAGCGTTCGGATGTAACCGCGGTACCGGCGGCCAGCGTAATCCTGGAAGCCCTGGTGGGCATCGTGCTGGCCCAGGCCTACTTGGAAAAGTTTGGCGGCGATACCCTAGACGAACTGGTCGAGCGGGTCGAGCGCTACAAAGAGCGGGTGCGGACATATTAG
- a CDS encoding shikimate kinase: MIQIERPVTWVALTGFMGVGKSRIGRELARELMLHFIDLDRYIERETGLSVADIFRHLGEPTFRQLEAEAVNELSQKDYLVLSLGGGTFVNPENRQRLLGRGPVVALWASPQTILERVSRRPGQRPMLESPDPLERIRRLLAEREAIYRQATLHVSTEGRRIPDVVDEIIDRLWDYAEAED, translated from the coding sequence ATGATTCAGATTGAGCGTCCCGTCACCTGGGTGGCCCTCACGGGCTTCATGGGGGTGGGCAAGAGCCGTATCGGGAGGGAACTGGCCCGCGAACTGATGCTGCACTTTATAGACCTGGATCGGTACATCGAGCGCGAGACCGGGCTTTCGGTAGCCGACATTTTCCGGCATCTGGGGGAGCCCACCTTTCGCCAGCTCGAGGCGGAAGCGGTCAACGAACTGAGCCAAAAAGATTATCTGGTACTTTCACTGGGAGGGGGCACCTTCGTGAACCCGGAAAACCGCCAGCGGCTGCTTGGGCGGGGGCCGGTGGTGGCGCTGTGGGCCAGCCCCCAGACCATCCTCGAGCGGGTCAGCCGCCGCCCCGGCCAACGCCCCATGCTGGAAAGCCCCGACCCCCTCGAGCGCATCCGGCGTCTGCTGGCCGAGCGCGAGGCCATCTACCGCCAGGCCACCCTGCATGTCTCTACCGAGGGCCGCAGGATTCCCGACGTAGTAGACGAGATTATCGACCGACTATGGGACTATGCGGAAGCTGAAGATTAG
- a CDS encoding 3-dehydroquinate synthase family protein, producing MRKLKIRHPIPYPIHIGFDLEVPQAEGPRAMIFDLAVQDYAQKLAARLDITPTLGLSGGEGVKSLAAYAQVLSWLAGQALPRDTTLYIVGGGSLTDLGGFVAATYLRGVKYISLPTTTLAMVDASVGNKTGLNLPEGKNLVGAFHAPEGVYADLETLRTLPPQTFKQGLVEAFKHGLIAGDDLLVNAEPLSLDWEGLEDYLARAVAVKLQIVEADPTEQNERRKLNLGHTLAHALEGATAGAMPHGVAVAYGLLFAALLGRAEGGTDLVPTVLKLLHWLSPPPPPRFSWDDLAPFLSRDKKKVGKALNWVVPKDLGRLEIHPVPTEVLLGCYEEFLSLVTTLPSKPAPQSETERI from the coding sequence ATGCGGAAGCTGAAGATTAGACACCCCATTCCCTACCCGATTCACATCGGGTTCGACCTCGAGGTGCCCCAGGCCGAGGGCCCCCGGGCCATGATCTTTGACCTGGCCGTCCAGGACTACGCCCAAAAGCTGGCCGCCCGGCTGGACATCACCCCAACCCTGGGCCTTTCGGGAGGCGAGGGGGTGAAAAGCCTGGCCGCCTATGCTCAGGTTCTCTCCTGGCTGGCCGGGCAGGCCCTCCCCCGCGACACCACGCTCTACATAGTGGGTGGCGGTTCACTCACCGACCTGGGGGGATTTGTTGCGGCCACCTATTTGCGCGGGGTGAAGTACATCAGCCTTCCCACCACCACCTTAGCCATGGTGGATGCCTCGGTGGGCAACAAGACCGGCCTCAACCTGCCGGAAGGCAAAAACCTGGTGGGGGCCTTCCATGCCCCCGAAGGCGTGTATGCCGACCTCGAGACCCTGAGAACCCTACCCCCACAAACCTTCAAGCAGGGGCTGGTCGAAGCCTTCAAGCACGGCCTCATCGCCGGAGACGATCTGCTGGTGAATGCGGAGCCGCTCTCGCTAGACTGGGAGGGCCTCGAGGACTACCTGGCCCGCGCGGTCGCGGTCAAGTTGCAGATTGTAGAGGCCGACCCCACCGAGCAAAACGAGCGCCGCAAGCTGAACCTGGGGCATACCCTGGCGCACGCCCTCGAGGGCGCCACCGCCGGCGCCATGCCCCACGGGGTCGCGGTGGCCTACGGACTGCTCTTTGCGGCCCTGCTGGGCCGGGCCGAAGGCGGCACCGACCTGGTGCCCACCGTGCTGAAGTTGTTGCACTGGCTCTCCCCGCCCCCACCCCCCCGCTTTAGCTGGGACGACCTGGCCCCCTTCCTCAGCCGTGACAAGAAAAAGGTGGGCAAGGCCCTCAACTGGGTGGTGCCCAAGGACTTGGGCCGACTCGAGATTCACCCTGTGCCCACCGAAGTATTGCTGGGCTGCTACGAGGAGTTCCTCAGTCTGGTGACCACCCTGCCAAGCAAACCCGCCCCACAGAGTGAAACGGAGCGTATCTGA
- a CDS encoding NAD(P)/FAD-dependent oxidoreductase yields the protein MSEKHVVMLGAGFAGLHAVRVLSQEPGVRVTLVDRNNYHLFQPLLYQVATAGLEAPQIAFPVRAYLRKHPNARFLLGAAEGVDPKARVLWVEGRPVPYDYLIVGTGTRTNDFGLPGVAQYGYGLKDLEDAMKIRDRMLSACEEAVRTSDPERRKALLTFVVVGGGPTGVELAGALGEVRRHVMARDYPDLDLSEIRVILVENSHRLLEAFAPSSAQYAQRFLEKLGVELRFGERVVEVTPGAVRLQSGTTISSFTVVWSAGVTGQALPGLPVTRGNRVATTPELYVPEHPSIYVAGDMNYLEYQDGRPHPQVAPVAMQQGALAARNILRELHGQAKQAFRYKDKGNMATLGRSHAIAEIGHLKMRGFPAWGAWLAVHLYYLIGFRNRMMVLSNWAYSYFTYDFAVRIMHNRHNFPLLNEPAREPVNV from the coding sequence ATGAGCGAGAAACACGTGGTAATGCTGGGCGCCGGTTTTGCCGGCCTGCATGCGGTGCGGGTGCTTTCCCAGGAGCCAGGGGTGCGGGTTACGCTGGTAGACCGCAACAACTATCACCTGTTCCAGCCGCTTTTGTACCAGGTGGCTACGGCAGGCCTCGAGGCCCCCCAGATTGCCTTTCCGGTACGGGCCTATCTACGCAAACACCCCAACGCCCGCTTTTTGCTGGGTGCTGCCGAGGGGGTAGACCCCAAGGCCCGGGTCTTGTGGGTGGAGGGCCGTCCGGTGCCCTACGACTATCTGATTGTGGGCACCGGTACCCGCACCAACGACTTCGGCCTGCCGGGTGTTGCACAGTACGGTTATGGCCTCAAAGACCTCGAGGACGCCATGAAAATCCGCGACCGGATGCTTTCGGCCTGCGAGGAGGCCGTGCGTACCTCCGACCCCGAGAGACGCAAAGCCCTGTTGACCTTTGTGGTGGTGGGCGGTGGGCCGACCGGGGTGGAGTTGGCCGGGGCACTCGGCGAGGTACGCCGCCACGTGATGGCCCGCGACTACCCCGACCTCGACCTCTCCGAAATCCGGGTCATCCTGGTTGAGAACAGCCACCGCCTCCTGGAGGCTTTTGCGCCTTCGTCGGCCCAGTACGCGCAGCGTTTCCTGGAAAAGCTGGGAGTGGAACTGCGCTTTGGGGAGCGGGTGGTGGAGGTAACCCCGGGTGCTGTGCGGCTGCAAAGCGGGACTACCATCTCGAGCTTCACCGTGGTCTGGAGCGCTGGGGTGACCGGGCAGGCTTTGCCGGGTTTGCCTGTCACCCGGGGCAACCGAGTAGCCACCACCCCCGAACTCTATGTTCCCGAGCACCCCTCCATCTATGTGGCGGGCGACATGAACTATCTGGAATACCAAGATGGCCGCCCCCACCCCCAGGTGGCCCCGGTTGCCATGCAGCAAGGGGCGTTGGCGGCCCGCAACATCTTGCGTGAATTGCACGGGCAGGCAAAGCAGGCCTTTCGGTACAAGGACAAAGGCAACATGGCGACCCTGGGGCGCAGCCATGCCATCGCCGAGATTGGCCACCTGAAAATGCGCGGCTTTCCAGCCTGGGGAGCCTGGCTAGCGGTACACCTCTACTACCTGATTGGCTTCCGCAACCGCATGATGGTGCTCTCCAACTGGGCCTACAGCTATTTCACCTACGACTTTGCGGTGCGCATTATGCACAACCGCCACAACTTTCCGCTGTTGAACGAGCCTGCCCGAGAGCCGGTGAATGTGTAG
- a CDS encoding iron ABC transporter permease, which produces MQTPRTSRPLLNLPGWLGLPVLLFLALALFYPLGRILVLGFTEGLPVALTNPYYGLRLAWSLAYGLGSSLLCVGLALPLAYAFRYRFPGRDFLLGFSTVPFVLPTLVVAMGFLSLVGPKGVLGLNLYGTAWVLFWASLLYNLGLVLRPLVALLPALQTPLAAARTLGASPLRAYWRVGVPLLLPALLSGGSLVFLYSFTSFGVPLLLGGPRWATLEVETYYALAQRLAFPEATALVLMQLAVTLVVLTGYLRLQERLALGIGGYGSPLPLAPRQAVGLALLVWGFFLVLYSPLWNLLWRAFERPAAWLSVWNSPDFTPGSLALFNTLGFAGLALLLVLPLGVLYAYAVWRGYRLLDGLGLLPLMVSPVAIGLGYLLAYPGWRGSLLILIAAYALLSYPLLGRALLPALRAMPKGVVEAARVLGAGPWRRFVRVEWPLVQKAAFSGMALALAAIMGEFGATLTLQRPEWATLSLAIYERLGRPGALPFYEAVVLAVVLMGLSMALLALLERGFRQRGEF; this is translated from the coding sequence ATGCAAACCCCCCGAACCTCGAGGCCCCTTCTAAACCTCCCCGGATGGCTGGGCCTGCCGGTGCTTTTGTTCCTGGCCCTGGCGCTCTTCTACCCCCTGGGGCGCATCCTGGTGCTGGGCTTTACCGAGGGGTTGCCGGTGGCCCTGACCAACCCCTACTACGGCTTACGGCTCGCGTGGAGCCTGGCCTACGGGCTGGGCTCGTCGCTTTTGTGCGTCGGGCTGGCCTTGCCGCTGGCCTATGCCTTTCGCTACCGCTTTCCTGGGCGCGACTTTCTGCTGGGGTTTTCCACCGTGCCGTTTGTGCTACCCACCCTGGTGGTGGCGATGGGCTTTTTGAGTCTGGTCGGGCCCAAAGGGGTGCTGGGCCTCAACCTGTACGGCACGGCCTGGGTGCTGTTCTGGGCCAGCCTGCTCTACAACCTGGGACTGGTGCTGCGCCCCCTGGTGGCTTTGTTGCCGGCCTTGCAAACCCCTCTGGCCGCCGCCCGCACCCTGGGGGCTTCGCCCCTGCGGGCCTACTGGCGGGTAGGGGTTCCGCTGCTCCTGCCGGCTCTGCTTTCGGGGGGGAGTCTGGTGTTTTTGTACAGTTTCACCAGCTTTGGCGTGCCGCTTTTGCTGGGGGGGCCCCGGTGGGCGACGCTCGAGGTCGAGACCTACTACGCCCTGGCCCAGCGGCTGGCCTTTCCCGAGGCCACCGCTCTGGTGCTTATGCAACTGGCCGTAACCCTTGTGGTTTTGACCGGCTATCTGCGCCTGCAAGAACGGCTGGCCCTGGGCATCGGCGGCTATGGTTCGCCTCTGCCGCTGGCACCGCGCCAAGCCGTGGGCCTTGCGCTGCTGGTCTGGGGCTTCTTTCTGGTGCTCTACAGCCCCCTATGGAACCTGCTGTGGCGGGCTTTCGAACGGCCTGCGGCCTGGCTCAGCGTGTGGAATAGCCCCGACTTCACCCCCGGTAGCCTGGCCCTGTTCAACACTCTGGGGTTTGCCGGTCTGGCCCTGCTCTTGGTGCTGCCCCTCGGCGTTTTGTATGCCTATGCGGTCTGGCGGGGCTACCGCTTGCTGGATGGGCTGGGCCTGCTGCCCCTGATGGTCTCGCCGGTGGCCATCGGACTGGGCTACCTGCTGGCCTATCCGGGCTGGCGCGGCTCGCTCCTGATTCTGATTGCGGCTTATGCGTTACTCAGCTACCCCTTGTTGGGACGGGCCTTGCTGCCGGCTTTGCGGGCCATGCCCAAAGGGGTGGTGGAGGCCGCCCGGGTGTTGGGGGCGGGCCCCTGGCGCCGTTTTGTGCGGGTGGAGTGGCCCCTGGTACAAAAGGCGGCCTTCTCCGGGATGGCGTTGGCGCTGGCCGCGATTATGGGCGAGTTTGGCGCCACCCTGACCCTGCAACGCCCCGAGTGGGCCACCCTCTCCCTGGCCATTTACGAGCGCTTGGGGAGGCCCGGGGCGTTGCCTTTTTACGAAGCCGTGGTGCTGGCGGTGGTGCTGATGGGCCTGAGCATGGCCTTGCTGGCACTGCTGGAGCGGGGTTTTCGGCAGCGCGGAGAGTTCTGA
- a CDS encoding thiamine ABC transporter substrate binding subunit, with translation MHLARWLFGLGFVLTALLASAQPTTLTILTHDSFSLDKNLIAQFERQSGIRLRFLKGGDAGEMLNKAILSKGAPIADVIYGFDNTLLSRALQADILQPYRSPELSALRPELLLDQTFRAAPVDFGYVALNYDRAYFKDKPLPERFADLASPEFARLLVVQNPASSSPGLAFLLATVAAFGEDGYLDFWENLRKNGVRVVGGWSDAYYTHFTRAGGDRPLVVSYSTSPAAELYYSEAKPKPSEPPTANLFLPRSSFFQVEYVGILKGTRNLRAAQRFVDWLLSRPAQENIPTQMWVYPARREARLPEVFRFAAVPPEPARLAPQQIAQHRERWIREWTQVVVQGQSAEAVRARR, from the coding sequence ATGCACCTAGCTCGCTGGTTGTTTGGCTTGGGATTTGTGCTAACAGCCTTGCTGGCCTCGGCCCAGCCCACTACCCTGACCATCCTGACCCACGATAGCTTTAGCCTGGACAAAAACCTGATTGCCCAGTTCGAGCGCCAGTCGGGGATTCGCCTGCGCTTTCTGAAGGGAGGCGATGCCGGTGAGATGCTCAATAAGGCCATCCTGAGCAAAGGGGCCCCGATTGCCGACGTCATCTATGGCTTCGACAACACCCTGCTCTCCCGCGCCCTACAGGCCGACATTCTGCAACCCTATCGCTCGCCCGAACTATCGGCCCTGCGCCCCGAACTATTGCTCGACCAGACCTTCCGGGCCGCCCCGGTGGACTTTGGCTACGTAGCCCTCAACTACGACCGGGCTTACTTCAAGGACAAACCCCTGCCTGAGCGCTTTGCCGACCTGGCCTCGCCCGAGTTTGCCCGGCTGCTGGTGGTGCAGAACCCCGCCAGCAGTTCCCCAGGGCTGGCCTTTTTGCTGGCCACGGTGGCGGCTTTTGGCGAGGACGGCTACCTGGACTTCTGGGAGAACCTGCGCAAGAACGGCGTTCGCGTGGTGGGTGGCTGGAGCGACGCCTACTACACCCATTTCACCCGCGCCGGAGGCGATCGCCCGCTGGTGGTCTCCTATAGCACCAGCCCGGCGGCCGAGCTTTACTACAGTGAGGCCAAACCCAAACCCAGCGAGCCCCCCACCGCCAACCTGTTTTTGCCCCGCAGCTCGTTTTTCCAGGTAGAGTACGTGGGCATTCTGAAGGGCACCCGCAACCTCCGGGCGGCCCAGCGCTTTGTGGACTGGCTGCTCTCCCGCCCCGCCCAGGAGAACATCCCCACCCAGATGTGGGTTTACCCGGCCCGGCGTGAGGCCCGCCTGCCCGAGGTCTTCCGCTTCGCTGCAGTGCCCCCCGAGCCGGCCCGCCTCGCGCCCCAGCAGATTGCCCAGCACCGCGAGCGCTGGATTCGGGAGTGGACGCAGGTGGTGGTGCAGGGCCAGAGCGCCGAAGCGGTTAGGGCGCGGCGGTAA
- a CDS encoding 4-(cytidine 5'-diphospho)-2-C-methyl-D-erythritol kinase: MELLAPAKVNLGLSVLGRRADGYHELHTIFAALQVGDRLHLEAIPEGVELEVGGADLPANTDNLVYKAAVAYLNAAGWPGGVKVVLEKNLPVAAGLGGGSSDAAAVLRGLSQLYPAALDLPALALGLGADVPFFLGAGLAEGRGVGEQLRPLEPLEAHLVLLNPGIAVSAAEAYRNLRPEEWQPELDVAGILAAIRAGEEPPYWNTLEQPVFRLVPYLQEIRLELRRAGLLGVLMSGSGSSLFGLAREAEEARFVAQTLRARYPRFWVVATQTVS, from the coding sequence ATGGAACTCCTAGCCCCGGCCAAGGTGAACCTGGGCCTCTCGGTGCTGGGCCGCCGGGCCGATGGCTACCACGAACTGCACACCATTTTTGCGGCTTTGCAGGTGGGCGACCGGCTCCATTTGGAGGCCATCCCCGAGGGGGTGGAGCTGGAGGTGGGGGGCGCTGACCTACCTGCGAACACCGACAACCTGGTCTACAAAGCCGCCGTGGCCTATCTCAACGCCGCTGGCTGGCCGGGGGGGGTGAAGGTGGTGCTGGAGAAGAACCTGCCCGTGGCGGCGGGGCTGGGCGGGGGCTCCTCGGATGCGGCGGCGGTGCTGCGGGGTCTTAGCCAGCTTTATCCGGCTGCGCTCGACCTGCCGGCCCTGGCCCTTGGGCTGGGGGCCGACGTGCCGTTTTTCCTGGGGGCCGGGCTGGCCGAAGGGCGGGGGGTGGGTGAGCAGCTCAGGCCGCTGGAACCCCTCGAGGCCCACCTGGTGCTGCTCAATCCGGGCATTGCGGTCTCGGCGGCGGAGGCCTACCGGAACCTTCGCCCCGAGGAGTGGCAGCCCGAGCTGGACGTGGCGGGCATCCTGGCGGCCATTCGCGCGGGCGAGGAGCCCCCCTACTGGAACACCCTCGAGCAGCCCGTTTTCCGTCTGGTACCTTATTTGCAGGAGATTAGGCTCGAGTTGCGTCGGGCCGGGCTTTTGGGGGTGTTGATGTCGGGGTCGGGCTCGAGCCTCTTTGGCCTGGCCCGCGAAGCCGAAGAAGCCCGTTTTGTGGCCCAAACACTGCGGGCCAGATACCCTCGCTTCTGGGTGGTGGCTACCCAAACCGTGAGCTGA